The Yoonia sp. SS1-5 genome contains a region encoding:
- a CDS encoding formate--tetrahydrofolate ligase gives MEYKSDIEIARAASKRPIQEIGAKLGIDSDDLLPYGHDKAKVSQRLIDSVQDRADGKLILVTAINPTPAGEGKTTTTVGLGDGLNAIGKKAAICIREASLGPCFGMKGGAAGGGYAQVVPMEDMNLHFTGDFHAITSAHNLLSAMIDNHIYWGNALEIDIRRVVWRRVLDMNDRALRQITTSLGGVANGFPREAGFDITVASEVMAILCLARNLDDLQRRLGDIIVAYRRDRSPVYCRDIKADGAMTVLLKDAMQPNLVQTLENNPAFVHGGPFANIAHGCNSVTATTTALKLADYVVTEAGFGADLGAEKFMNIKCRKAGIAPSCVVVVATVRAMKMNGGVAKADLGAENVDAVNAGCANLGRHIENVKGFGVPVVVAINHFVTDTDAEVAAVKAFVETQGSEAILCRHWALGSEGTKELATRVAEIADADQANFSPLYADDMGLFAKIETIAKRIYRADEVIADTKIRDQLRAWEEQGYGNLPVCMAKTQYSFSTDPSLRGAPTGHAVPVREVRLSAGAGFVVAICGEIMTMPGLPRVPSAEAIMLNAEGQIEGLF, from the coding sequence ATGGAATACAAGTCGGATATTGAGATTGCGCGCGCTGCATCAAAGCGCCCCATTCAGGAAATTGGCGCCAAGCTGGGTATTGATAGCGATGACTTGCTGCCCTACGGCCACGACAAGGCCAAGGTCAGCCAAAGGCTGATCGACAGCGTGCAGGACCGGGCCGATGGCAAGCTGATCCTGGTCACCGCGATTAATCCGACACCTGCCGGTGAAGGCAAGACAACAACGACGGTTGGTCTGGGTGACGGTCTGAACGCCATCGGCAAGAAGGCCGCGATCTGTATTCGCGAAGCCTCGCTTGGGCCCTGTTTCGGGATGAAGGGCGGGGCCGCAGGTGGTGGCTATGCCCAGGTCGTCCCGATGGAAGATATGAACCTTCATTTTACCGGGGATTTCCACGCGATCACATCCGCGCATAACCTGCTATCAGCGATGATCGACAACCATATCTATTGGGGCAACGCGTTGGAGATTGATATCCGCCGTGTTGTCTGGCGCCGTGTTCTGGACATGAATGACCGTGCCTTGCGCCAGATCACAACCAGCCTGGGCGGTGTTGCCAATGGTTTCCCCCGAGAGGCCGGGTTTGACATCACCGTTGCCTCCGAGGTCATGGCTATTCTTTGCCTTGCCCGCAATCTTGATGATCTGCAGCGGCGTCTGGGTGATATCATCGTGGCATATCGCCGTGATCGGTCCCCTGTTTATTGCCGTGATATCAAGGCGGATGGGGCCATGACCGTGTTGCTGAAAGACGCGATGCAGCCGAACCTTGTGCAGACCCTCGAGAATAACCCCGCCTTTGTGCATGGCGGTCCGTTTGCCAATATCGCGCATGGTTGCAACTCTGTTACGGCAACCACCACCGCGCTGAAGCTGGCGGATTATGTTGTGACCGAAGCAGGCTTTGGTGCCGATCTTGGTGCCGAGAAATTCATGAATATCAAATGCCGCAAGGCCGGTATTGCTCCGTCTTGCGTGGTTGTGGTGGCCACTGTGCGCGCCATGAAAATGAATGGCGGTGTGGCCAAGGCTGATCTTGGCGCCGAGAACGTGGATGCCGTGAATGCCGGTTGCGCCAATCTTGGCCGTCATATCGAGAATGTAAAAGGCTTCGGCGTACCCGTTGTTGTGGCGATCAACCACTTTGTCACCGACACGGATGCAGAAGTGGCCGCGGTCAAGGCATTCGTCGAGACCCAGGGATCCGAGGCAATTCTATGCAGGCATTGGGCTCTGGGGTCAGAGGGGACAAAGGAACTTGCGACCCGTGTGGCCGAGATCGCAGATGCGGATCAGGCAAATTTCTCGCCGCTCTATGCGGATGATATGGGCTTGTTTGCCAAGATCGAAACGATTGCGAAGCGGATCTACCGTGCGGATGAGGTAATCGCTGACACCAAGATCCGCGATCAATTGCGTGCTTGGGAGGAGCAGGGATATGGCAACCTGCCTGTTTGCATGGCCAAGACCCAATATAGCTTTTCGACGGATCCATCTTTGCGCGGTGCGCCGACAGGGCATGCCGTGCCTGTGCGCGAAGTCCGCTTGAGCGCGGGTGCCGGATTTGTTGTGGCGATCTGCGGTGAGATCATGACGATGCCCGGCTTGCCGCGGGTACCTTCCGCCGAGGCCATCATGTTGAACGCTGAAGGCCAGATCGAAGGCCTGTTCTAA
- the folD gene encoding bifunctional methylenetetrahydrofolate dehydrogenase/methenyltetrahydrofolate cyclohydrolase FolD, which produces MTATVIDGKAFAAKVRAKVGEHVTRLKADHGLTPGLAVVLVGEDPASQVYVRSKGKMTVEVGMASFEHKLPADTSEDALLTLIDQLNNAPEVHGILVQLPLPAHLDSDLVINSIAPAKDVDGFHISNVGLLGTGQKSMVPCTPLGSLMMLRDHLGDLSGKSAVVIGRSNIVGKPMAQLLLGDSCTVTIAHSRTVDLPAVTRQADIVVAAVGRPQMVTGDWIKPGATVIDVGINRIDKPEGGTRLVGDCDYDSCAAVAGAITPVPGGVGPMTIACLLANTVTACCRANALSEPEGLTA; this is translated from the coding sequence ATGACAGCGACAGTGATTGATGGGAAAGCCTTTGCCGCCAAGGTGCGTGCGAAGGTCGGCGAACATGTAACCCGGCTGAAGGCCGATCATGGCCTGACGCCGGGCCTTGCGGTTGTTCTTGTCGGTGAGGACCCGGCGAGCCAAGTTTATGTCAGATCGAAGGGCAAGATGACCGTCGAGGTCGGCATGGCATCTTTTGAGCATAAGTTGCCTGCTGATACGTCGGAAGACGCCTTGCTGACGCTGATTGATCAACTCAACAACGCCCCTGAGGTGCATGGTATTCTGGTCCAGCTGCCGCTACCTGCCCATCTGGACAGTGATTTGGTCATCAACAGTATCGCGCCCGCAAAGGACGTTGACGGGTTTCACATCTCAAATGTGGGTTTGCTGGGGACGGGCCAGAAAAGCATGGTCCCCTGTACCCCATTGGGGTCTTTGATGATGCTGCGTGATCATCTGGGCGATCTGTCGGGCAAAAGCGCGGTGGTTATCGGCCGCTCGAACATCGTCGGCAAGCCGATGGCGCAACTGCTGCTTGGCGATAGCTGCACCGTCACAATCGCGCACTCGCGCACGGTTGACCTGCCGGCCGTGACCCGTCAGGCGGATATCGTTGTCGCAGCGGTCGGACGCCCTCAAATGGTGACCGGTGACTGGATCAAGCCCGGCGCGACGGTGATTGATGTGGGCATCAACCGGATTGATAAGCCGGAAGGGGGTACCCGCCTTGTCGGGGATTGCGACTATGACAGCTGTGCCGCTGTCGCCGGCGCGATAACGCCCGTTCCCGGTGGCGTTGGGCCGATGACAATCGCTTGTTTATTAGCAAATACAGTCACTGCCTGTTGCCGGGCGAATGCATTGAGTGAACCTGAGGGGTTGACCGCTTAA
- a CDS encoding LytTR family DNA-binding domain-containing protein has protein sequence MNKFLSRALPSLGSEPKWWFLFGLGGLLAFIGPFGTFEALSLPLRLAYWVPIVVGSNVFVRLAKIVSDRWMTRHGPIWWQSCSTLLFSVTFSPAVWLFSGLFDPDFPTFGNLVFVFLHVLAVAATVGTLVYLLADNRIGDRPRLYSRLPDAVRSPVVRLTVDDHYVEVHLADGSSHRLLMRLADAVAEMDETAGFFTHRSHWVALAFVASGKREKNRDYLMLHTGAKVPISKTYREKVRAEGFL, from the coding sequence ATGAACAAGTTTTTGTCGCGGGCACTGCCGTCACTGGGATCGGAGCCGAAGTGGTGGTTTCTATTTGGGCTTGGTGGGCTTCTCGCTTTTATCGGCCCGTTTGGCACCTTTGAGGCATTGTCGCTGCCCTTGCGCCTGGCCTATTGGGTTCCGATTGTCGTCGGATCAAATGTCTTTGTCCGCCTTGCGAAGATCGTGTCAGACCGTTGGATGACCCGCCATGGCCCGATCTGGTGGCAGAGTTGCAGTACACTGCTATTCTCGGTGACGTTTTCGCCTGCGGTCTGGTTGTTCAGTGGTCTGTTCGACCCGGACTTTCCGACATTTGGCAATCTGGTATTTGTCTTTCTACACGTGTTGGCTGTGGCCGCGACGGTGGGGACGTTGGTCTATTTGTTGGCAGACAACAGGATTGGTGACCGGCCCCGATTGTATTCCCGGTTGCCGGACGCGGTGCGGTCGCCGGTGGTGCGCCTGACGGTTGATGATCATTATGTCGAAGTTCATCTGGCTGATGGCAGCAGTCACCGCCTGTTGATGCGTCTTGCTGACGCGGTGGCAGAGATGGACGAGACAGCCGGATTTTTCACCCATCGTTCGCATTGGGTGGCACTTGCCTTTGTCGCAAGCGGCAAGCGCGAGAAGAACCGCGACTATCTGATGCTGCATACGGGCGCCAAGGTGCCGATCAGTAAGACCTACCGCGAAAAGGTGCGGGCTGAGGGGTTTTTGTAA
- the pdeM gene encoding ligase-associated DNA damage response endonuclease PdeM has translation MNGYRFTFCDVACLALPSGGLYLPAYRVLCVSDLHLGKSDRIARRSGIMLPPYEVHQTLQKLEADIAATTPDTVICLGDSFDDMQAADSMDEQTSLWLAGMQAGRDWIWIEGNHDPGPLAIGGTHRAEYHIGGLAFRHIATPAPAEVSGHYHPKHRLAGRSRPAFLLDATRLILPAYGAYTGGLDCNNPALRCLFGDRLIAVLTGNKAIATPVTKTPQPAPFRGRSY, from the coding sequence ATGAACGGGTATCGCTTCACATTTTGTGACGTCGCCTGCCTGGCGTTGCCGTCGGGCGGACTATACCTGCCCGCATATCGCGTCTTGTGCGTGTCAGACCTGCATCTGGGCAAATCAGATCGTATCGCCCGCCGCAGCGGAATCATGCTGCCACCCTACGAGGTGCATCAAACGTTGCAAAAACTGGAAGCCGATATCGCAGCGACAACGCCTGACACGGTAATTTGCCTCGGCGACAGTTTCGACGATATGCAGGCAGCCGACAGCATGGATGAACAGACCTCTCTTTGGCTGGCGGGCATGCAGGCGGGGCGTGACTGGATCTGGATCGAGGGCAATCACGATCCCGGACCTCTCGCAATTGGTGGAACGCACCGGGCTGAATACCATATCGGCGGACTGGCTTTCCGCCATATCGCCACCCCCGCCCCCGCGGAGGTCTCGGGTCACTACCACCCCAAGCACCGGTTGGCGGGGCGCAGCAGGCCCGCATTTCTGCTGGATGCGACGCGGCTGATCCTTCCGGCCTATGGCGCGTATACGGGCGGGTTGGATTGCAATAATCCAGCCCTCAGATGCCTTTTTGGCGACCGCCTCATCGCCGTTCTAACCGGGAACAAGGCTATTGCCACGCCGGTTACAAAAACCCCTCAGCCCGCACCTTTTCGCGGTAGGTCTTACTGA
- a CDS encoding ligase-associated DNA damage response DEXH box helicase, which yields MRQLPNIFAQWFNARHWSIHPHQQAMLDQADSPALLLIAPTGGGKTLAGFLPTLAELTDTPRDGLHTLYVSPLKALAADIKRNLRIPVAEMDLPIRIEDRTGDTSYTQKRRQRADPPHILLTTPESLALLLSYEDAPRMFAGLQRIIVDEIHALSESKRGDQLMLSLSRLQDLAPDLRRVGLSATVEAPQAIADELACHPAQCQIIHADPGPDPDIAMLTTTEKPPWTGGGAAYAIPAVLEQVKQHKTTLIFHNTRAQAEIFFHNLWLANTDDLPIGIHHGSLDRAQREKVEAAMVAGQLRAIVCTGSLDLGIDWGDVDLVVQVGAPKNVKRLVQRIGRANHRYNAPSKALVVPANRFEVVECVAALDAVRDHDLDGDPKGPGPRDVLCQHILIAACSGPFDADLLYQQILTVGAYRSLTRAAFDDCLDFCATGGYALRAYDKWKRLLQTADGKWQLRDPRAAQRIRMNIGTIQDTDTLKVRMKGNFKPLGEIEEAFAATLTPGDTFLIGGQVVRYEGLREMTVEVSRRADKTPKIATFMGTKFANSTQLSQRILRMFQQADWSELPSHTAEWLDLQRQVSKLPETNRILVESFPHEGRHHICVYGFAGRNAMQTLGMLLTQRMEELGLDPLGFVATDYATLIWGLEPVTNPAPLFRPPDLRAGFETWLSGNAVMKRTFRGAATIAGLIERNLPQARKSGRQATFSSDILYDTLSKYDPDHLMLQITREEAMRGLVDFGRIEEMLARTAGQIDHLILDRVTPLSLPMFLERGRIAVAGAGQDRIMEDEATRLMADAGVASL from the coding sequence ATGCGTCAACTGCCTAACATTTTTGCGCAATGGTTCAATGCACGCCATTGGTCGATCCATCCGCATCAGCAAGCGATGCTGGATCAGGCGGATTCGCCCGCACTTTTGCTGATTGCCCCGACCGGTGGTGGGAAAACACTGGCCGGGTTTCTTCCGACACTTGCAGAATTAACCGACACACCGCGGGACGGTCTGCACACGCTCTATGTGTCCCCGCTCAAGGCGCTTGCGGCGGATATCAAACGCAACCTTCGTATTCCGGTCGCAGAAATGGATTTGCCGATCCGGATCGAGGATCGCACAGGCGACACCTCTTACACACAAAAACGCAGGCAGCGCGCCGATCCACCGCATATCCTGCTGACAACACCTGAATCCCTGGCGCTATTGCTAAGCTACGAGGATGCGCCACGGATGTTTGCAGGCCTGCAAAGGATCATCGTCGACGAGATCCACGCATTATCCGAAAGCAAGCGTGGGGATCAGTTGATGCTGTCGCTCAGCCGTCTTCAGGATCTTGCGCCTGATCTGCGCCGCGTCGGTCTGTCAGCAACGGTTGAAGCACCACAAGCCATCGCTGACGAACTGGCCTGTCATCCGGCACAATGCCAGATTATTCACGCTGATCCCGGACCGGACCCGGATATCGCTATGCTGACCACCACGGAAAAACCGCCCTGGACAGGTGGCGGTGCCGCATATGCGATCCCGGCGGTTCTGGAACAGGTCAAACAACACAAAACAACGCTGATCTTCCACAATACTCGCGCCCAGGCCGAGATTTTCTTTCACAATCTGTGGCTGGCCAATACCGATGATCTGCCAATTGGCATCCATCACGGGTCGCTTGACCGTGCACAGCGCGAAAAGGTCGAAGCGGCCATGGTCGCAGGTCAGCTGCGCGCAATTGTGTGCACCGGCAGCCTTGATCTGGGGATTGATTGGGGCGATGTCGATCTGGTTGTGCAGGTAGGCGCGCCCAAAAACGTCAAGCGGCTGGTGCAGCGCATCGGTCGGGCCAATCACCGCTATAACGCCCCGTCCAAGGCGCTGGTCGTGCCGGCGAACCGCTTTGAGGTTGTCGAATGTGTCGCAGCACTAGACGCCGTGCGCGACCACGATCTTGATGGCGACCCCAAAGGGCCGGGGCCACGCGATGTTCTGTGCCAGCATATCCTGATCGCCGCATGCAGCGGTCCGTTTGATGCCGACCTGCTTTATCAACAAATCCTGACTGTCGGCGCGTACCGCAGCCTGACAAGGGCGGCATTTGATGACTGCCTCGATTTTTGCGCAACGGGTGGGTACGCGCTCCGGGCTTATGACAAGTGGAAGCGCCTGCTTCAGACAGCGGACGGAAAATGGCAATTGCGCGACCCGCGCGCAGCACAGCGGATCCGCATGAATATTGGCACCATTCAGGACACCGACACATTGAAGGTGCGCATGAAGGGTAATTTCAAACCGTTGGGCGAGATCGAGGAAGCCTTTGCCGCAACCCTGACGCCAGGCGATACGTTTTTGATTGGCGGTCAGGTTGTCCGGTATGAAGGCCTGCGCGAAATGACGGTCGAGGTCAGCCGACGCGCCGACAAGACCCCCAAAATCGCAACCTTCATGGGAACAAAATTCGCCAATTCCACTCAATTGTCCCAACGCATCCTGCGCATGTTTCAGCAGGCCGATTGGTCTGAACTGCCCTCTCACACCGCCGAATGGCTGGACTTGCAGCGACAGGTTTCCAAACTGCCAGAGACCAACCGCATTCTGGTGGAAAGCTTCCCCCATGAGGGGCGGCATCATATCTGCGTCTACGGCTTTGCCGGGCGCAATGCGATGCAGACCCTTGGCATGCTGCTGACCCAGCGCATGGAAGAACTGGGCCTTGATCCGCTGGGATTTGTGGCAACGGATTATGCCACGCTGATCTGGGGGCTGGAACCTGTCACAAACCCCGCCCCCCTGTTCCGCCCGCCGGACCTGCGCGCCGGGTTTGAAACCTGGTTGTCGGGAAATGCGGTGATGAAACGCACCTTCCGGGGTGCGGCAACCATCGCTGGGCTGATCGAGCGGAACCTGCCGCAAGCCCGCAAATCGGGCAGGCAAGCGACGTTCTCGTCCGACATCCTTTATGACACCTTGTCCAAATACGACCCCGATCACCTGATGCTGCAGATCACCCGGGAAGAGGCCATGCGCGGCCTCGTCGACTTTGGCCGGATCGAGGAAATGCTGGCGCGCACCGCGGGTCAGATTGACCATCTGATCCTTGATCGCGTGACGCCCCTGTCCCTGCCGATGTTTCTTGAACGCGGCCGGATCGCCGTCGCCGGCGCGGGCCAGGACCGGATCATGGAGGATGAAGCCACCCGTCTGATGGCGGATGCTGGTGTCGCGTCGCTTTAG
- a CDS encoding glycosyltransferase family 2 protein: MRVSVIVVNYGTAALTRAAVESVLSRDHGEISVDIHVVDNASPQGDAAQLADLQSDRVTIYPEKENHGFGRGNNLVLDKLAAQVSKPDFVFLLNPDARLRNNALERMATFLQKQPKVAAVGARITKPGIGARVAAFRFPNLVNEFSGAISFGPVDRLLRNKSVTIPADSATQAVDWVAGAAVMIRFDVLQAVGGFDPAFFLYYEEVDLMRRIKDAGHEIWFLAEAEVEHEEGAATKVSSSAPERRRKPSYWYWSWQYYFRKTHGRAYALATAGLMVAGAMCNHIIARIRGRQPSAPLRFFGDFWAMAIRPLLGLKARGYD; the protein is encoded by the coding sequence ATGCGCGTTTCAGTCATTGTGGTAAATTACGGCACCGCCGCGCTGACCCGGGCAGCGGTTGAAAGCGTGCTGTCCCGCGACCATGGTGAAATTTCCGTTGATATCCATGTTGTCGACAATGCCTCCCCCCAAGGGGATGCCGCGCAGTTGGCCGATCTGCAAAGCGATCGCGTAACGATATACCCTGAAAAGGAAAATCACGGTTTTGGTCGCGGCAATAATCTTGTGTTGGACAAGCTTGCTGCGCAAGTTTCCAAGCCCGACTTTGTCTTTTTGCTGAACCCGGATGCCCGGCTTCGGAATAATGCACTTGAACGGATGGCGACCTTTCTGCAAAAGCAACCTAAAGTTGCTGCAGTTGGTGCGCGGATCACAAAGCCCGGAATCGGGGCGCGGGTGGCTGCCTTCCGTTTTCCAAATCTGGTCAATGAGTTTTCGGGGGCGATCTCGTTTGGCCCTGTTGACCGGTTGTTGCGCAACAAGTCGGTCACCATTCCTGCCGATAGTGCCACCCAGGCGGTGGATTGGGTGGCAGGTGCTGCGGTGATGATCCGGTTTGACGTTCTGCAGGCCGTTGGTGGCTTTGATCCGGCCTTTTTCCTTTACTATGAGGAAGTCGATCTGATGCGCCGTATCAAGGATGCCGGGCACGAGATTTGGTTTCTGGCCGAGGCCGAAGTTGAACATGAAGAAGGCGCCGCGACGAAAGTATCCAGCAGCGCGCCCGAACGCCGCCGGAAACCCAGTTACTGGTACTGGTCCTGGCAATACTATTTTCGCAAGACGCATGGTCGCGCCTATGCCCTGGCAACCGCCGGGCTGATGGTTGCGGGTGCCATGTGTAATCACATCATCGCGCGGATAAGAGGGCGGCAACCGTCAGCGCCGCTGCGCTTTTTCGGCGATTTCTGGGCGATGGCAATTCGCCCTTTGTTGGGATTAAAGGCCCGAGGTTATGACTGA
- a CDS encoding ATPase — protein MNVHNSSVMAPPAPRGIDGMLLPQAMMRDILIKTMFRMNLDLVSELSRAVCLPIPVTQELVDMARSQLLLEATGTLNANNGNEMGYQLTDAGRARALDALSQSEYYGAMPVPLDIYREQIKRQSIRNIQITRDQLATAMGHLILPPDLLSNLGPAVGAGRSILMYGPPGNGKSSISNGIRDALGDKIYVPRAIEYSGQVITVYDPIVHSAAEDDVDDPNSLRRTSGRFDTRYVRCERPTVITGGELSLSMLDLVYNPTARTYQAPLQLKSTGGIFIVDDLGRQAEPPQTLVNRWIVPLEENKDILALQSGEKFEVPFDTLVIFSTNFHPNAIFDKAALRRIFYKIKIDGPDQEDFLKIFAMVARKRQMPLDEDTLVHLLNVRYPEIDNVYANYQPIFLIDQMISICEFEGIPYQMSPDLIDRAWANMFVKEEEIVR, from the coding sequence ATGAATGTGCATAATTCAAGCGTAATGGCACCACCTGCCCCGCGAGGCATCGACGGCATGCTGCTGCCGCAGGCGATGATGCGTGATATCCTGATCAAGACGATGTTCCGCATGAACCTTGATCTTGTGTCAGAGTTGAGCCGCGCGGTCTGCCTGCCCATCCCGGTTACCCAAGAACTTGTCGATATGGCCCGCAGCCAATTGCTGCTTGAGGCGACCGGCACGCTGAACGCCAACAACGGCAACGAGATGGGTTATCAGCTGACCGATGCCGGGCGCGCCCGTGCGTTGGACGCATTAAGCCAGTCTGAATATTACGGCGCCATGCCCGTGCCACTGGATATCTATCGCGAGCAAATCAAACGCCAGTCGATCCGCAACATCCAGATCACCCGCGATCAATTGGCCACAGCGATGGGGCATCTGATTCTGCCGCCAGATCTGCTGTCCAATCTTGGCCCTGCGGTTGGCGCTGGCCGGTCAATCCTGATGTATGGCCCACCGGGTAACGGTAAGTCGTCGATTTCGAACGGGATCCGCGACGCCTTGGGTGACAAGATCTATGTCCCCCGTGCGATTGAATATTCCGGTCAGGTCATCACGGTCTATGACCCGATTGTACACAGCGCCGCAGAGGATGATGTTGACGATCCCAATAGTCTGCGCCGGACATCCGGCCGCTTCGACACACGTTATGTACGATGCGAGCGACCGACCGTCATCACCGGTGGTGAATTGTCACTGTCGATGCTGGATCTTGTTTATAACCCAACAGCGCGGACTTATCAGGCGCCGCTGCAGCTGAAATCAACCGGCGGGATCTTCATCGTGGACGACCTTGGCCGTCAGGCTGAACCGCCGCAAACACTGGTCAACCGCTGGATTGTTCCGCTGGAAGAGAACAAGGATATTCTGGCGCTGCAATCGGGTGAAAAATTCGAAGTTCCCTTCGACACGCTTGTGATCTTCTCGACCAACTTCCACCCAAACGCGATCTTCGACAAAGCGGCGCTGCGTCGTATTTTCTACAAGATCAAGATCGACGGACCTGATCAGGAAGACTTCCTGAAAATCTTTGCCATGGTTGCGCGCAAACGGCAGATGCCGTTGGATGAGGACACGTTGGTCCATTTGCTGAACGTGCGCTATCCCGAGATTGACAATGTCTATGCGAACTATCAGCCGATCTTCCTGATCGACCAGATGATCTCTATCTGCGAATTTGAAGGTATCCCCTATCAAATGTCGCCAGACCTGATTGATCGCGCCTGGGCAAACATGTTCGTCAAGGAAGAAGAGATCGTCAGATAA
- a CDS encoding prepilin peptidase, with protein MGLTAQAAWWFLPAVIPIAIYVSWSDMSAMKITNKAVIALIIAYAILGLFAFPFQTYLWQWTHLAVMLVVGIMLNAGGVMGAGDAKFIAAASPMIMIADLRLIIVLLAAALIGAYVTHRLAMHSALRRMVPEWESWKTGKRFPMGFPLSMTLLFYLLIVATYR; from the coding sequence ATGGGACTGACAGCGCAGGCGGCGTGGTGGTTTCTACCCGCCGTCATTCCGATCGCAATCTATGTCTCATGGAGCGACATGAGCGCCATGAAGATCACCAACAAGGCCGTGATCGCCCTGATCATTGCCTATGCGATCCTTGGGCTTTTTGCGTTTCCGTTTCAGACCTACCTTTGGCAATGGACCCATCTGGCCGTTATGCTGGTCGTGGGCATCATGCTGAATGCCGGCGGCGTGATGGGGGCGGGCGACGCCAAATTTATTGCCGCGGCCTCGCCCATGATCATGATCGCAGATCTGCGCCTGATCATTGTCTTGCTGGCCGCTGCATTAATCGGGGCCTATGTGACCCACAGGCTGGCCATGCATTCTGCCCTGCGGCGGATGGTGCCCGAATGGGAAAGCTGGAAGACCGGCAAACGGTTTCCGATGGGCTTTCCGCTGAGCATGACACTGTTATTCTACCTGCTGATCGTCGCGACCTACCGGTAA
- a CDS encoding tetratricopeptide repeat protein, with translation MRHSILMTLCAAAIGLAACDDSGEAEVERALKDLNVVDETNLNDVMLTVGDPDEAVKYFAGANANDPGRIDLQRGLAKSLVRAGRASEAVPAWQQVIEHEKSESVDRVELADAYIRTNQWDQAAATLNTVPPTFETFKRYRLEAMVADSKQQWQKSDSFYETAVGLTTRPASVYNNWGYSKLTRGDYSGAERLFSDALRFNPSMFTAKNNMVLARGAQRQYTLPVVQMTQVERAQLLHTMALTAIKQNDLTIGKTLLAEAIETHPRFFEEASRALAALENNASN, from the coding sequence ATGCGCCACTCCATCCTAATGACCCTTTGTGCGGCAGCTATTGGCTTGGCCGCATGCGACGATTCCGGCGAAGCCGAAGTTGAACGGGCCCTCAAAGACCTCAATGTTGTTGATGAAACCAACCTCAACGATGTGATGCTGACAGTCGGTGACCCCGATGAGGCGGTAAAATATTTCGCCGGTGCAAATGCCAACGACCCGGGGCGTATTGACCTGCAACGCGGTCTGGCCAAATCGCTGGTGCGCGCCGGCCGCGCATCCGAGGCCGTTCCGGCCTGGCAGCAGGTCATCGAACACGAAAAATCCGAAAGCGTCGACCGGGTTGAACTGGCTGATGCCTATATTCGCACAAACCAGTGGGATCAGGCGGCGGCAACATTGAACACCGTTCCCCCCACCTTTGAGACATTCAAGCGCTACCGTCTCGAGGCGATGGTCGCCGACAGCAAACAGCAATGGCAAAAGTCGGACAGTTTTTATGAAACAGCCGTCGGCCTGACGACCCGCCCTGCATCGGTTTACAACAACTGGGGCTATTCCAAGCTGACACGCGGCGACTATAGCGGGGCAGAACGCCTGTTCTCGGACGCCTTGCGCTTTAATCCCAGCATGTTCACAGCCAAGAACAACATGGTTCTGGCCCGTGGCGCGCAGCGGCAATACACATTGCCCGTCGTGCAGATGACCCAGGTCGAGCGTGCCCAATTGCTGCATACGATGGCGCTGACGGCGATCAAGCAGAATGATCTGACCATCGGCAAGACGCTTTTGGCAGAGGCGATTGAAACGCATCCCCGGTTCTTTGAGGAAGCATCGCGCGCACTTGCGGCGCTTGAAAACAACGCGTCCAACTAG